Sequence from the Rhodococcus jostii RHA1 genome:
CGCGATCGGGTTGTACGCGCTGCAGTCCGGGTTCGTTCCGGTCGATCCCCGGGCGACGACCGTGCGGATGCGGAACCAGAACACCGGCGCGATCCTGCACGCCGAGATCGCCACCCCGGGCGGGATGATCCCCACCGAGGGTGACGCGGCCGTACCCGGTACCAGCGCATTGGGGGTTCCGGTTGGTCTCACTTTTACCGGTCTCGCCGCCGGTGCGACCACGCTCCTGCCCACCGGCGCCGCCGCCGACCAGATCTCGATTGCCGACCACACGTACCGAGCCACGATGGTCGTCGCCGGAGCCCCGGCGGCGTTGTTCGACGCCGCCGACCTCGGGCTGACCGGCGCGGAGGACAACCAGACCATCGCCGAACACCTGCCGTTGCTGCTCCGGCTACGACAGGAATCATCGTTGCGGATGGGACTGAGCAAGCCGGGAGATCCCATCTCCCATGCGATTCCGAAAGTTGGTGTCGTGGGCCCGCCGGCTAACTACCGCACCAGCGCCGGCGTCGACATCAGCGCCGACGACTACGACGTCTCGGTCCGGATGCTGTCGATGCTCGCCCCGCACCCGGCGATCGGGCTCACGTCCGCGGTCGCCGTCGCTGCGGCGTCCACCGTGGCCGGTGTCGTCACCGCCAACACGCAGGTCCGGTGGCCGGGATCGCTGCGGGTGGGAACACCTGCCGGAGTCCTCGATGTCGACCTCGCCACCTCGGCCGACGGAATCCTCGAATCGGTCACCCTGCACCGGGCGGCCCGCCGCATCGCGTCGGCGGAACTATTCGTCACCGCCCCGGCACCGGCTCCGGCACTGGTCGGGTCCGCGCGGTGAGGACCCCGCACCGCACCGGCCCCGTGATAGGTGAGGACACCTGATGCCCGAGAAGATCGCGATCGCGCCCCGGCCGGTCGACACGCGGATCGCCCGATCCTGGCTCCTGGTCAACGGCACCCGAACGGACCTGTTCGACCAGGCCGACTGCTCCTGCGCGGACCAGATCGTCCTCGACATCGAGGACGCGGTCGATCCCCAACTCAAATCCGCCGCGCGGGAGGAGGTCGCCGCCTGGCTCGAGCACACCTCGGCCTGGGTGCGGATCAACGACCGGTCCTCGGCGTACTGGAGCGATGACGTCGATCGCCTCGCCGGCCTTCCGGGACTGGCCGGGGTGATGCTCGCAAAAACCGAAGCCGCCGAACATGTCACCGAAACCTTCGACCGGCTCGGCGGATCCACCCCGGTGCTCGCGTTGGTCGAATCCGCCCTCGGCATCGACCGGGCCGGTGATATTGCCTGCGCCCGCGGCGTGTTCCGGCTAGCCTTCGGCAGCGGCGACTATCGCCGCGACACCGGCACCAGCGCGGACGACCTCGCCATGGCCTACCCTCGCTCCCGGCTGGTGGTCGCCAGCCGAATCGGCGATCTGCCGGGACCGATCGACGGGCCCACCGTCAGCAACAGCCACACCGTGCTGCGCGAACAGTCCGCGGTATCCGTGTCCCTCGGCTTGACCGGAAAGCTGTGCCTGGACACCGATCAACTGCCGGTGATCAACGAGGCCATCAGCCCCACGCCCTCGGACGTGACCTGGGCGCGGGAATTCCTCGACGATTTCGACGCCCGCGGCCGGGTTGTCCGCGACGGCAGCGACCTGCCCCGGCTCGGCCGGGCCGAGAAGATCATCCACCTCGCCGACGCGTTCGGCATCTCCCGAATCTGACCGACGATCGGCTCGGGCACTATCCGGCCTCGAATCCCTCCTGCAGTTGGTGGGCGGCGGCAGCGCACACCGCGATCCCTTCCTGCGCCGCCGGACTCAGGCGCCGCTCGGTCAGATGCGCGACCAGGATCCGCCGTTGCGGCGGGCGGGTGGCGAGGGGAATCGACCGGACATCGGGCCGGAGATTGAGCACGGCCAGCCGCGGTGCGATGGCCACACCGAGTTCGACGGCTACCATCGCCTGCACCTCACCGTAATCGTGCGCGAACACACTGGTGCGTGGTGTGAAACCGCCTTGCTGACAGAGTTTTTCGAGTGTCTGTGCGACCGGATGATCGTCGGCGCGGACCACCCACGACTCGTCGCGCAATTCGGCGATCCTGATCGAGTCGCGGTCGGCCAGGCGGTGCCGCTCCGACACCAGCAGCACCGTCGGATCGTTCATCACGTGGTGGTAGGT
This genomic interval carries:
- a CDS encoding PrpF domain-containing protein, whose product is MRGGTSKCWLFNAFDVDPLIAQAGGLDAILTSAFGSGDPRQLDGVGGGSSTTSKAAIVRRSSEPGIDVDYLFAQVAIGDRRVEWGSNCGNCATAIGLYALQSGFVPVDPRATTVRMRNQNTGAILHAEIATPGGMIPTEGDAAVPGTSALGVPVGLTFTGLAAGATTLLPTGAAADQISIADHTYRATMVVAGAPAALFDAADLGLTGAEDNQTIAEHLPLLLRLRQESSLRMGLSKPGDPISHAIPKVGVVGPPANYRTSAGVDISADDYDVSVRMLSMLAPHPAIGLTSAVAVAAASTVAGVVTANTQVRWPGSLRVGTPAGVLDVDLATSADGILESVTLHRAARRIASAELFVTAPAPAPALVGSAR
- a CDS encoding HpcH/HpaI aldolase/citrate lyase family protein is translated as MPEKIAIAPRPVDTRIARSWLLVNGTRTDLFDQADCSCADQIVLDIEDAVDPQLKSAAREEVAAWLEHTSAWVRINDRSSAYWSDDVDRLAGLPGLAGVMLAKTEAAEHVTETFDRLGGSTPVLALVESALGIDRAGDIACARGVFRLAFGSGDYRRDTGTSADDLAMAYPRSRLVVASRIGDLPGPIDGPTVSNSHTVLREQSAVSVSLGLTGKLCLDTDQLPVINEAISPTPSDVTWAREFLDDFDARGRVVRDGSDLPRLGRAEKIIHLADAFGISRI